The Methanoregula sp. UBA64 genome contains the following window.
CGGACTACCTGATGGCAGGCTGCTGCCTGCGCCCCGACCAGGTCAAAGAGCGTGTTGTCCATATCGAAAAGGAATGCCCGGACGGGTTCCCGGGTAAGTTTCTGCTGGACATGACGCCGCGGCTGCACGGATCAGTATCTGAATTTTTATGCTAAAGCCTCATCGATGGCGGCATTTTTTTTAAAACATCGCCATTTTTTTAAGCCGTTCTGCCAATATTCACCTGCGCGCGGGCGAGGCAGTCATGGCAGAGACGTACCTGGTCGAGATCCGGCTTGCCCGGACCCGGTGGAAGATCAAGGAACTGACCCGGGTAATCACGGAAAATGCCGGGATCGGCGGGTTCCGGGAACGCCATCCCCACCTCACCCTGTACGGGCCCTTTACGCTTCCCGGCCCGGCACACGAACAGCGGCTGCTCGATACCATTGCTGCGGCAGCAAAATCCGCCGGCCCCCTTCCCTTCATGATTGCCGGGTGGGAGTGCCGCGAAGGAATGCACGGCGGCGTTGTTGCTTTTTCCCTGCGGCCCTCCCAGGAACTTGCCGGTCTCGTGCGGGAGATTGCCCGGACGCTTGCACTTTTTACGGAAAGCCTGAATGCCTGGGACGGCCGGCCGGACGAGAAATGGTTCCATGCAACGATCGCAAACCGCCTGCCTCCCGGAAAAGCTCAGGAGACCCTTGCGATGATGGACCGGATGGCGGCCCGCGCGGCCGATCCTGCCTCCCGGCCCTCACCGGCAGAACGGATAGCATCCCTTGTGCGGCGCGTGCTCTTTTTGCACCGGCATTATACCATCCCGGTCCGGCCGGTGCTCCTTGACGATGCCGGCCTCCGGATCACGGTCATGCACAACGAGGATATCCTGGGCGAGTTCGATCTCCTGGCGCAGCGCTGGCTTACCCGGGCAGAGATCGAGAGCCCGGCCGCATGGCAGCAGTCGATGGCCTCGTACCGGAGATCTGCCGGTTTTGAGATTGCCGCGCCCGTTTCCCATGCCCCGGACGACATCCTCCTCATCTCCGATCTCCATTTCGGCCACGCAAATATCATCCGGTACTGTGCCCGCCCGTTCGTGGAGAGCGATCCGGGGGAGATGGACCGGGTGCTGGTACACAACTG
Protein-coding sequences here:
- a CDS encoding 2'-5' RNA ligase family protein → MAETYLVEIRLARTRWKIKELTRVITENAGIGGFRERHPHLTLYGPFTLPGPAHEQRLLDTIAAAAKSAGPLPFMIAGWECREGMHGGVVAFSLRPSQELAGLVREIARTLALFTESLNAWDGRPDEKWFHATIANRLPPGKAQETLAMMDRMAARAADPASRPSPAERIASLVRRVLFLHRHYTIPVRPVLLDDAGLRITVMHNEDILGEFDLLAQRWLTRAEIESPAAWQQSMASYRRSAGFEIAAPVSHAPDDILLISDLHFGHANIIRYCARPFVESDPGEMDRVLVHNWNACVGRDDRVCFLGDLSYWKDRTPDSVYRGMLNGRITYVAGNHDRQLAGTVPSVRLAYGGREFLLVHDPADADPAFGGWVIHGHYHNNELARYPFIDFGARRINVSAEVVGYAPVGLAEISRILDGPEHEKRMPLLLRYPYVR